The Hymenobacter sp. DG01 genome has a segment encoding these proteins:
- a CDS encoding ABC transporter ATP-binding protein, giving the protein MIKIENMEKVYRTADVATLALNNVSLEVPPGDFVAIMGPSGCGKSTLLNLLGLLDEPDAGRLHFLGTETSRLSERKRTELRKRSIGFVFQSFNLIDELTVFENVELPLRYLGVGAAERQQRVRQQLDALQLLHRRNHFPAQLSGGQQQRVAVARAVINQPPLLLADEPTGNLDSATGQEVMALLTNLNEAGTTVVMVTHSEHDARYARRIVRLLDGSIVLENSRSQFSA; this is encoded by the coding sequence ATGATTAAAATCGAGAACATGGAAAAAGTATACCGCACCGCCGACGTGGCCACGCTGGCGCTAAACAACGTCTCGCTGGAAGTGCCGCCAGGCGATTTTGTAGCCATTATGGGACCTTCGGGCTGCGGCAAGTCAACCTTGCTCAACCTGCTGGGGCTGCTGGACGAGCCTGACGCGGGCCGCCTGCACTTTCTGGGCACCGAAACCAGCCGGCTTTCGGAGCGGAAGCGGACCGAGCTGCGCAAGCGCAGCATTGGGTTTGTTTTTCAGAGCTTCAACCTGATTGACGAGCTGACCGTGTTCGAAAACGTGGAATTGCCTTTGCGCTACCTGGGCGTAGGGGCGGCCGAGCGGCAGCAGCGCGTCAGGCAGCAGCTGGATGCCTTGCAGCTGCTGCACCGCCGCAACCATTTTCCGGCTCAGCTTTCCGGGGGCCAGCAACAGCGCGTAGCCGTGGCCCGCGCCGTGATAAACCAGCCGCCGCTGTTGCTGGCCGACGAGCCCACCGGCAATCTGGACTCGGCCACGGGCCAGGAGGTGATGGCCCTGCTCACGAACCTGAATGAGGCCGGTACCACCGTGGTCATGGTGACCCATTCCGAGCACGACGCCCGCTATGCCCGGCGCATCGTGCGCCTGCTGGATGGCAGCATCGTGCTGGAAAACAGCCGCAGCCAGTTCAGCGCCTGA
- a CDS encoding efflux RND transporter periplasmic adaptor subunit has protein sequence MDVPIIQKKWPLAKLLLVTGGLLLVGLLAASVFTARSASGLRVDTRRLTISPVSRGVFQEFTALDGVVQPLRTTYLDAAEDGTVQELLVEEGATLTPGQPILRLTNTNLQLEMVNRETAVFELMNNLQNTRNQLVQNRMQRQNQLTDLDFQLAEAQRLFDTNATLYAEKVIAHQDYLRSQNAYRYLVRKRALARQALRQDSVAMMQQVGKMQASLGRMNSNLALMRRKMDDLLVRAPVGGRLTSLSAEVGAARARGQRLGQIDALSGFKIQATVDEFYISRIVVGQAGEVLVDGAAYPLRLTKIYPQVTKGLLVDLQFGRTEPPGLRRGQTLPVRLALSEQAPAVRLPKGGFYQQTVGNWVFKVNPAGTRAQRVAVRLGRQNPEYFEVLAGLQPGDRVITSSYEGYESHAELTLSAGTD, from the coding sequence ATGGACGTTCCAATTATCCAGAAAAAGTGGCCGCTGGCTAAGCTCCTGCTGGTGACGGGAGGCTTGCTGCTGGTGGGGCTGCTGGCCGCCAGCGTGTTCACGGCCCGCTCGGCTAGTGGGCTCCGGGTAGATACCCGCCGCCTGACCATCAGCCCGGTAAGCCGGGGCGTCTTTCAAGAGTTTACCGCCCTCGACGGGGTGGTGCAACCCCTGCGTACCACTTACCTCGACGCGGCCGAGGACGGCACGGTGCAGGAGCTGCTGGTAGAGGAAGGCGCGACGCTGACGCCGGGCCAGCCGATTCTGCGCCTGACCAACACGAACCTGCAGCTGGAAATGGTGAACCGCGAAACGGCCGTGTTTGAACTGATGAACAACCTGCAGAACACACGCAACCAGCTGGTGCAAAACCGGATGCAGCGCCAGAACCAGCTGACCGACCTGGATTTTCAGCTCGCCGAGGCCCAGCGGCTGTTTGACACTAACGCCACCCTCTACGCGGAAAAGGTCATTGCCCACCAGGACTACCTGCGCAGCCAGAACGCCTACCGCTACCTCGTGCGCAAGCGGGCGCTGGCGCGGCAAGCCCTGCGCCAGGATTCGGTAGCCATGATGCAGCAGGTCGGCAAAATGCAGGCCTCCCTGGGCCGCATGAACAGCAACCTGGCCCTGATGCGCCGCAAGATGGACGACCTGCTGGTCCGGGCCCCGGTAGGCGGCCGCCTCACCTCGCTCAGCGCCGAGGTGGGGGCAGCCCGGGCGCGGGGCCAGCGCCTGGGTCAGATTGATGCCCTCTCAGGCTTTAAAATTCAGGCCACTGTGGACGAGTTCTACATCAGCCGAATCGTGGTGGGCCAAGCCGGGGAAGTGCTGGTTGACGGCGCCGCATACCCGCTGCGCCTCACCAAAATATACCCCCAAGTGACGAAAGGCTTGCTAGTTGACTTACAGTTTGGCCGCACCGAGCCGCCGGGGCTGCGGCGCGGCCAGACCCTGCCGGTGCGCCTAGCCTTGAGCGAGCAGGCGCCAGCCGTGCGGCTGCCTAAGGGCGGTTTCTACCAGCAAACGGTCGGCAACTGGGTGTTCAAGGTAAACCCGGCCGGCACGAGGGCGCAGCGGGTTGCGGTTCGCCTGGGCCGCCAAAACCCTGAGTATTTTGAAGTGCTAGCCGGCTTGCAACCCGGCGACCGGGTCATCACTTCCAGCTATGAAGGCTACGAAAGCCACGCCGAGCTGACACTGAGTGCCGGCACCGACTAA